AGCACGTCGGGGTCGAGCCCGGTGCCTCCGTTGCCGGCAAGCGCCTCACCGCTGAGCTTGAGCAGGACCCGGCGATAGGCAGGCCGCTTCGCTGGTTCGGCTGCGGTGTCCATGATCTTCCCCTTGAGAGGCGTCTCTGCGCTACTCCCCCAGCTTGAACCGGGCGAACCGCCGTACCGCGATCTTCTCGCCCACGCGCGCTGCGGCATCGGTAATCAGATCGCGGACACGCCGCCCTGCGTCGCGGATGTAGGGCTGCTCCAAAAGCACGACCTCCTCGAGCCATTGCCCTACGTGCCTGTCGAGTTCGGCGTCGGAGATCCCGGGCGACTCGCCGGCGATGGCGGCGCGCCGCTCCGCCACCAGGTCGGAGGCAACCTCCTCCTTGGACACGAAGCGCGGGGACGCGGCGGCCACCTGCATGGCGAGCTCGCGCGCCATGGCCCGAAACTCGTCGGTGCGGGCCACGAAGTCGGTCTCGCAGTTGAGCTCCACCATTGCCCCAAGGCGGCTTCCTGCGTGCACGTAGGTCTCAATCACGCCCTCGGAGGTGGTGCGGCCGGCCCGCTTGGCGACGGCCGCCAGCCCTTTGGCGCGCAACACGCCCGTGGCGGCATCCAGGTCCCCCCCGGTCTCCTCCAGCGCCCGCCTGCAGTCCATGATGCCGGCCCCGGTGCGCGCGCGAAGCTCCTTCACCATCTCTGTCGTCACTGCCATCGGCTACCCTCTCGCCTCCTCGACGTCAGGAACCGCACCCGAGAACTCGTGCTCCCGCACCTCGGGCACGCCCTCTGCCATCTCGTCTTCCTCTGCGGCGGGGCCTGCCTCGATCTCTTCCTCTTGTACCTCGCGCTTGCGGCGCTCCTCAATGCCCTCCAGACAGGCATTCGCAACACGGCTGGTAATCAGCCGCACGGCCCGGATCGCGTCGTCGTTGCCCGGAATCGGGTAGTCCACCTCGTCGGGGTCGCAGTTGGTGTCAAGGATCGCCACCACGGGGATTCCGAGCTTGCGCGCCTCGGCCACCGCGATGTGCTCCTGGCGCGTGTCCACGACGTAGACGGCCGAAGGCTGGCGGTTCATGGTCTTGATGCCGCCGAGGAACTTCTCCAGCCGTGCCGCCTCCTCGGTGAGGCGGTTCTGCTCGCGCTTGGGCAGCACGTCCATCACGCCGCGTTGGCGCATGTCCTCGATCTCGCGCAACCGCTCGACGCGCTTGCGAATCGTCTGGAAGTTCGTCAGCATGCCACCCAACCACCGCTGGTTCACGTAGGGCTGGCCGGCGCGCACGGCTTCCTCGCGGATCGAATCCTGGGCCTGCTTCTTCGTGCCGACGAAGAGCACGTCGCCTCCGGAGGCGGCCGCTTCGCGCACGAACCGATAGGCCTCCTCGATCAAAGGCACGCTCTTCTGGAGATCGATGATGTGGATGCCGTTGCGTTCGGTGAAGATGAAACGGCGCATCTTGGGATTCCACCGACGGGTCTGGTGCCCGAAGTGAACCCCTGATTCCAACAACTGCTTCATGGTGACTACCGGCAACTGACAACCTCCCCTGGGATCCGGAGCCCGCCGGATTCCCTCATGGTTTTTCGTTTCTCGCCTCCGCTCCCCTCATCCCCGCAGGCCGGGCCGAGACCTCAAGAGGCACCCTCGGCGGGTCGGGAAGCGTGTGAAGTTTGACGCCGCGGTAGTATAGCACGCCGCGGCACCTCGGGAAAACCCCAAGCAGGCTTCAGAGCGCTACGCCCTCGGGTGCGCCGACGCGTAGATGCGCTTGATATGGTCGCGCGAGACGTGCGTGTAGATCTGGGTCGTGGAGAGGCTCGCGTGCCCCAGAAGCTCCTGAACGACGCGCAGATCGGCGCCGCCGTCCAGCAGATGCGTTGCAAAAGTGTGACGGATGACGTGCGGGCTGACGCGGTGCGCCAGGGCGGCGACCTTGACCCAGCGCCCGACGATGAGCTGCACTGCCCGCGCAGAGAGCGGCCTGCCGCGGGCGCTGAGGAA
The nucleotide sequence above comes from bacterium. Encoded proteins:
- the rpsB gene encoding 30S ribosomal protein S2, with product MPVVTMKQLLESGVHFGHQTRRWNPKMRRFIFTERNGIHIIDLQKSVPLIEEAYRFVREAAASGGDVLFVGTKKQAQDSIREEAVRAGQPYVNQRWLGGMLTNFQTIRKRVERLREIEDMRQRGVMDVLPKREQNRLTEEAARLEKFLGGIKTMNRQPSAVYVVDTRQEHIAVAEARKLGIPVVAILDTNCDPDEVDYPIPGNDDAIRAVRLITSRVANACLEGIEERRKREVQEEEIEAGPAAEEDEMAEGVPEVREHEFSGAVPDVEEARG
- the tsf gene encoding translation elongation factor Ts produces the protein MAVTTEMVKELRARTGAGIMDCRRALEETGGDLDAATGVLRAKGLAAVAKRAGRTTSEGVIETYVHAGSRLGAMVELNCETDFVARTDEFRAMARELAMQVAAASPRFVSKEEVASDLVAERRAAIAGESPGISDAELDRHVGQWLEEVVLLEQPYIRDAGRRVRDLITDAAARVGEKIAVRRFARFKLGE